A DNA window from Trypanosoma brucei brucei TREU927 chromosome 10, whole genome shotgun sequence contains the following coding sequences:
- a CDS encoding 60S ribosomal protein L24, putative, with amino-acid sequence MRTIDCEFSHFAVHPGHGRRYVPFAFLSTKPVLTFARPKCFAMYMRKKNPRFIAWTRTYRRIHRKTTTDRVGRRRAARTVRTERAIVGAELSYIQEVRAKAKKVDRTAKGKAVREEMAARKAAKK; translated from the coding sequence ATGCGGACGATTGACTGCGAGTTCTCGCACTTCGCTGTACATCCGGGCCATGGCCGCCGCTACGTCCCGTTTGCCTTCTTATCAACGAAGCCTGTGCTGACATTTGCGCGCCCGAAGTGTTTCGCGATGTACATGCGCAAAAAGAACCCACGCTTTATTGCCTGGACCCGCACGTACCGCCGCATTCATCGGAAGACGACGACCGACCGCGTGGGCCGCCGCCGTGCCGCCCGCACAGTGAGGACAGAGCGCGCCATCGTCGGTGCTGAGCTCTCCTACATTCAAGAAGTGCGAGCAAAGGCGAAGAAGGTTGACCGTACCGCCAAGGGCAAAGCCGTGCGTGAGGAGATGGCTGCTCGTAAGGCAGCGAAGAAATAG
- a CDS encoding 60S ribosomal protein L24, putative (similar to 60S ribosomal protein L24 (L30) (Swiss-Prot:P83732) (Rattus norvegicus)), protein MRTIDCEFSHFAVHPGHGRRYVPFAFLSTKPVLTFARPKCFAMYMRKKNPRFIAWTRTYRRIHRKTTTDRVGRRRAARTVRAERAIVGAELSYIQEVRAKAKKVDRTAKGKAVREEMAARKAAKK, encoded by the coding sequence ATGCGGACGATTGACTGCGAGTTCTCGCACTTCGCTGTACATCCGGGCCATGGCCGCCGCTACGTCCCGTTTGCCTTCTTATCAACGAAGCCTGTGCTGACATTTGCGCGCCCGAAGTGTTTCGCGATGTACATGCGCAAAAAGAACCCACGCTTTATTGCCTGGACCCGCACGTACCGCCGCATTCATCGGAAGACGACGACCGACCGCGTGGGCCGCCGCCGTGCCGCCCGCACAGTGAGGGCAGAGCGCGCCATCGTCGGTGCTGAGCTCTCCTACATTCAAGAAGTGCGAGCAAAGGCGAAGAAGGTTGACCGTACCGCCAAGGGCAAAGCCGTGCGTGAGGAGATGGCTGCTCGTAAGGCAGCGAAGAAATAG
- a CDS encoding hypothetical protein, conserved (contains DNA-binding HORMA domain), translated as MTSTATEVTQTQSLAAVRNFIRVAVSCVTYLRGLCSDESYQPRQFLGLQLKQLVRSSGDAGAISRWMEEGAFDALNRGYLKELSLCVHEPNCTELLERYSFMVSYSPGGQRAALSLTGESMKENLSCSFGTVGGGGGGDKMGKVLRKRRCRQEVQQALASIITKLMEVVEGLPPLLCERVLTMQLKYYEDVTPPSYEPPCFAPASPSTVAAHYREEKNSTDIATLDTGHHTLSINIRHKFFEQLRPHNLSQMNMYDASSSSARRDPTKGGKDDAAAYGCRNERGTTENRTSRGITNDWAHADEVAFLVFTSFILTKSPTVSRGRITMGEIEEYLRVACPMEIEMKQVQSMMRRLETSGIVSLEAPLEWAVSEQRSAAVVSAILERQDVVSLLSVQTRMDLRYLTTGRKVSRLSSSKGRKRVRA; from the coding sequence ATGACATCCACCGCGACGGAGGTTACTCAGACCCAAAGTCTTGCAGCCGTACGAAACTTTATTCGTGTGGCCGTTTCGTGCGTCACTTACCTTCGTGGATTGTGCAGTGATGAATCGTATCAACCCCGTCAGTTTCTTGGACTGCAGCTGAAGCAGCTTGTTCGCTCATCTGGAGATGCCGGTGCCATTTCACGCTGGATGGAAGAGGGTGCTTTCGACGCGCTCAACAGGGGTTACCTTAAGGAACTCTCACTTTGTGTTCACGAACCAAACTGCACTGAGTTACTTGAGAGATACTCGTTTATGGTGTCATACAGCCCCGGCGGCCAGCGGGCCGCACTCTCGCTTACAGGTGAATCGATGAAGGAAAACCTCAGTTGCTCCTTTGGCAcagtgggaggaggaggaggaggagataaAATGGGTAAAGTATTGAGAAAACGTCGCTGCCGTCAGGAGGTACAGCAAGCGCTGGCAAGTATCATCACCAAACTCATGGAGGTTGTGGAGGGACTTCCACCGTTACTGTGCGAGCGTGTCCTCACCATGCAACTCAAATACTACGAGGATGTAACACCTCCCTCTTATGAACCCCCTTGCTTTGCCCCTGCCAGTCCCAGCACTGTTGCGGCTCATtacagagaagaaaagaacagcACCGATATCGCCACACTCGACACGGGTCACCACACGCTCTCTATTAACATTCGACACAAATTCTTCGAACAACTGCGGCCACACAATTTGTCGCAAATGAACATGTACGATGCGAGCTCCTCGTCGGCGCGAAGGGACCCGACGAAGGGAGGCAAGGATGACGCTGCAGCTTATGGTTGTAGGAACGAGAGAGGTACCACAGAAAATCGCACCAGTAGGGGGATTACCAACGACTGGGCCCATGCAGATGAAGTTGCGTTCCTTGTCTTCACAAGTTTTATATTAACAAAGTCTCCCACGGTATCCCGTGGCCGTATAACCATGGGTGAAATAGAAGAGTACCTTCGTGTCGCTTGTCCCATGGAAATTGAGATGAAACAGGTTCAATCAATGATGCGGCGACTTGAAACTAGCGGTATCGTTTCGTTAGAAGCACCGCTTGAATGGGCTGTGAGTGAGCAACGTTCTGCAGCGGTAGTAAGTGCAATACTTGAACGACAAGATGTAGTCTCTCTGCTCAGCGTTCAAACACGCATGGATTTGCGATATCTCACCACTGGACGGAAGGTATCCCGTCTTAGCTCTTCTAAAGGGCGTAAGCGAGTTCGTGCATAG
- a CDS encoding endonuclease/exonuclease/phosphatase, putative (GPI-Anchor Signal predicted for Tb10.70.1510 by DGPI v2.04, no cleavage site predicted possible inositol polyphosphate-5-phosphatase) codes for MVVALLSCPFPFSSVVVFVTLWVKEGGGASHQNPPLSFSLCSGCRGGGMRAAEGDHVAEGAENTTATSPGPGSVRESSKSPKSRSRCHSPRNGRRGDRSKRGSVQHTPPRNSVRDPSAIPKQLDIDAMQVAIATSLPRRLDQFCDEFHSIPFVIRNETFPVPDSLKRNSWIPGEVLRVAYITWNMAHAKPDFYRVSKYCICPNAHLVVVCTQENGCNWYAKKKQQRQWRDHITQACLKNSYELVGCNSLWYIHMLVYARKHDVAPHVGHVEKAKVRTGIGNGLGGNKGGVGIALSISTECRFNALSDPRGHRRGARASKQQRQDISCSHMNPIECGGGDDSLHSALPQPARFTILFVGAHLAAHQDAVGLRNRDYRNIVKMLHVGLRGKFKEFHASIRRSRALACCPLDTESARGLNITEDQATRQNAVCSNGGCKAMNGSAAVSNERDEDDGGPVGIMKLPFCMKNQPQEERRDATDEFDLVFFGGDLNYRLDGTSKAIRDIIDNKKNVRSVLCNNDQLNRERAKGEVFRGFKEGNLFFRPTYKYELRSRNYSTTDKRIPAYCDRVLFKKPAQSCVGKVRIRLYTDVQAVQTSDHRPVVAIFDVATIPSNK; via the coding sequence aTGGTTGTTGCCCTTCTGTCTTGTCCATTCCCATTCAGTAGTGTTGTAGTTTTTGTAACTCTGTGGGTGAAAGAAGGGGGGGGAGCATCACACCAAAAccctcctctctctttctctctttgctCAGGTTGCAGAGGAGGTGGAATGAGGGCTGCCGAGGGTGATCACGTGGCGGAAGGCGCTGAGAACACTACCGCCACATCGCCCGGTCCCGGTTCAGTGCGGGAATCGAGCAAAAGCCCAAAGTCGCGGTCGAGATGTCATTCCCCTCGAAATGGAAGAAGGGGCGACAGGAGCAAGCGCGGTTCAGTACAACATACACCTCCTAGGAATTCGGTCCGTGATCCGAGTGCCATTCCTAAGCAGTTGGACATTGATGCCATGCAGGTTGCCATTGCCACTTCCCTACCGCGCCGGCTTGACCAGTTCTGTGATGAATTCCACAGTATTCCTTTCGTTATACGTAATGAAACCTTCCCCGTGCCGGATTCTTTGAAGCGTAACTCATGGATTCCTGGGGAGGTGCTGCGAGTGGCGTACATTACCTGGAACATGGCGCACGCAAAACCAGACTTTTACAGGGTGTCAAAATATTGCATTTGTCCCAACGCCCATCTTGTGGTTGTGTGCACGCAGGAAAACGGTTGTAACTGGTACgccaagaaaaaacagcagcgacaATGGAGAGATCATATCACGCAGGCTTGCCTCAAGAATTCGTATGAACTAGTGGGGTGCAACTCACTCTGGTACATTCACATGCTGGTCTACGCTAGAAAGCACGATGTAGCCCCCCATGTGGGGCATGTGGAAAAAGCGAAAGTGCGAACCGGAATTGGCAATGGTTTAGGCGGAAACAAAGGTGGCGTGGGCATTGCCCTGTCCATTTCAACAGAATGTAGGTTTAATGCGTTGAGTGATCCTCGCGGCCATAGAAGGGGTGCGCGGGCATCAAAACAGCAGCGCCAAGACATTTCTTGCTCTCATATGAACCCAATAGAgtgcggtggtggtgatgattCTTTACACAGTGCATTACCTCAGCCAGCACGTTTCACGATCTTATTTGTTGGCGCTCATCTTGCTGCCCATCAGGATGCAGTTGGTCTACGAAATAGAGACTACCGGAACATTGTCAAGATGTTGCATGTGGGACTTCGTGGGAAGTTTAAAGAGTTTCACGCAAGCATCCGGAGGAGTAGAGCTCTCGCGTGCTGCCCTCTGGACACCGAAAGCGCAAGGGGGTTAAACATCACGGAAGATCAGGCCACGCGCCAAAATGCTGTTTGCTCCAATGGCGGCTGTAAAGCAATGAATGGCTCAGCTGCTGTGTCTAACGAACGTGATGAAGACGATGGAGGCCCAGTTGGTATAATGaaacttcctttttgtatgAAGAATCAACCGCAAGAAGAGCGTCGAGATGCGACGGATGAGTTTGACCTTGTCTTCTTTGGAGGTGACCTGAATTACCGTCTCGACGGTACATCAAAGGCGATCCGGGATATAATTGATAATAAGAAGAATGTTCGATCCGTACTTTGTAACAACGACCAGCTCAATCGAGAAAGAGCGAAGGGTGAAGTATTTAGGGGGTTTAAGGAGGGCAATCTCTTCTTCCGCCCAACTTACAAGTACGAGTTGAGGAGTAGAAATTACAGTACTACTGATAAGCGCATACCGGCCTACTGTGACCGCGTTTTGTTCAAGAAGCCAGCTCAATCGTGTGTTGGAAAGGTAAGAATACGACTCTACACAGACGTCCAGGCGGTGCAAACAAGTGATCATCGCCCGGTAGTTGCAATTTTTGACGTTGCAACAATTCCAAGCAACAAATAA